The genomic segment AGGTAGAGGTGGGTCAAGGAGGTAGCAAATGAAGCAAGCAGCATCCCCAGCGCAGCCAAGATGCCTCCAGTCATCACCACAGGCCTGGGCCCCAACTTCGTGCTCAGGGCACTGCCTATTGGGCCTGGGAATTTGGAAGGGGTTCTGCGAGGTGGTCACCGCCGTCCTCCCTCAGCATCCTCCCGACCCTTCGCCTTTCCCTTTTCTGGTCCCCagattccctctctcttttccgaGGGTGGTAGGCCACGGCACCCAGGCACAGCACTCACTCCCGAACTGCTGCACCGCGATCCCTATGGAAGCGATCCAGGAGACTCTGGCTGCCTGCTCGTCAAACGCCGCCACAAATTCCACGAAGAAGACACCGAAGGAACGGAGCACCCCAAACACGAGCGCCGACTGGATGAACGCTGATAGCACCACCATCCACCCCCAGCCCCCGTCGGGGGGCTCAGCCCTGCGCGCCATTCGGGAAGGAACAAAGCCGCCGCAGCCCCGCAGAGCCCGTGCCTGATCGGGGCTTTAGACCGCCCACTTTAACCCACCCACCCCGCAGGACGCTCGGCGCTAAGCTGTGGCTGGTCGCTAGGAAGTTCCTGCTAAAGCGTGGGGCGCCTGCGCCTTTCCCCCGACAGGAGGGAGGCCTACGAGCCGGGACCCGCCACGGAGACTGGGACCGGCTAGCCCACAGCTGAGAATCCAGACCCGGGCCAGATGATTTCTTTAGAAGCCAGAGAACAAAACTGGGCTCAGGCCACAACCCCGAGTGTGGATTATGTTATCTTGGAGGATCCAGCACCTGCCTAAATGGGCCAACATCCAACCCCCAAGCTCGCCAATTAGGATGCAGGTCTCTGGAGCAGGGGGTGGGCCCCGGAGGGGGTGGGCGGGGCTCACAGCAATGTTCCGAACCTGTAGTGAGGGGGCGCATGCGTAAGGAGGGACATGAGGAAGATCGGTCCCACGTGACCAGGGACCTACCGCGAGGTTCTGCGGGTGCTGGGGTCATTCACATTTCAAGTCGTGCATCTAAGAGCTGGTGGTGGATGAACTGGGCCTGGCCAGGCAGGAACTCACTTGCTTAGTGAGGGATCCGAGAATTGCCAGGCAGCGTGGGTACGAAGGGATAGGTTGTGAGGCAAGAGTTAAACAAACATAAAGCACCTGGGGCGGCTTTTTAGAAAAACCTTGAAAATTCTAGACCGCTGGGTCCGAGAGGGGCACGGGCAGAGGGGGAGACGGGAGAGCCcagcctgtgattccagctgcTCCCGAGGCAGAGGCAAACTCATGGTCAGCGTGGGCGAccaggtggcgcacgcctttaatcccagcactcgggaggcagagccaggcagatctctgtgagttcgaggccagcctggtctacagagcgagatccagaacaggcaccaaaactacacagagaaaccctgtcttaaaaaaccaataaataaataaataaaaataaaataaagggggcATGCAGTTTTGTGTAGGTCCTGGTTCAGTCCCTACTGCTGCTGTGTTAAGGGGAGGGGAGTGGACAGACGGACGGACTTGTTGGACTCCTGGCATTCATGTCAGTAATGAGAATTTGTTCCTGCAGTTTCCAGACCCACTGACAGGAAACTTGCAGGTCACTGAGACCAAAAATAACTGAGGAGAGGAAGGGCCGCTGTCAGACGATCGGAGttgcccaggaccacctacctttTCCTCCCTCCGCGGTGCTGGAAGCTTTCCCTTTGCCTTGTAGTGATGGCCACTTCCTGACCAGTTTTTGATCTCGTGCTGAACTGCTGTTACACAAGAGACAAGCCATAACCCTGGTCACTGGAGCAGTCAGCCCCGTTCATCTAACCGGCTCTCTAGCAGGCACTCTCTCACCTCATGACAGCAACGACTCGGGCTTTTCCGTTCCATTATTATACCTCAGGCTCCCAGGACTCTGACCTTGAAACCTTGGGCTCAGAATTCATACCCAGACCAGTGGGGAAAGAGGCAAACGAGGGGGATGGGATAAGGAGCTATGCTTTTGAGaagtctcagcagttaagagcacttgctgttcttacagagcaGCAGGGTTCGGTTCTTGCCTGCACCCACACGCATCAACACAGtggcctgtaactcctgttccaggagatctgacaccctctagcctccacaggcactgtaccCATGTGGTCACTTAAAttcacagagggaaaaaaaaaactcatctacataaaaataaatacataaaccaaGTTTGATTGCACAGGCCTGTCTGCAACCCCAGCTGTTTAAGGGATGGAGGTAAGAGGATGACAAGCTCAAGGcttgcctggactacagagtgaaggAAAAGCCAGCCTGAGCGACATAAGACTGTCTCCAAAACCCAAGgagggagccgggtggtggtggcgcactcctttaatcccagcactcgggaggcagaggcaggtggatctctgtgaattcgaggccagcctggtctacagagcgagatccaggacaggcaccaaaactacacagagaaaccctgtctcgaaaaaccaaaaccaaaccaaaccaaaccaaacaaaaaaacaataaaaaaaaaccccaccaaaacccaaacaaacagacaaataaaaaacccaacgaggggctagagagatggcttagtagggaAGGtgccgatgacctgagttcaatccctggaacccacataatcatggaaggggagaactgactccccagagttgtcctttgacctccacatgtacacatgccatggtgtatgCACACaaaaacatcatacacacatgcacagtaaTAGATATGTTAATAAAATTTGTGAAACTAAAAGCCCCTTCCCTAAACCCAAGGGGGTTTTGGCTTAACAGGTTCAACCCCTTGcaccaagcaaaaccaaaccaaaccatatTAACTTTCTCAGCTGCatatatggaaaataaaataactatatggaaaataaaataactatgCCAAAATGTCACGGGTCTGCAATCTTGCTGTAAGTAGTCATAAGTAGGGGTACATCAATGGTATAGGCAGTAGTTGAATCTCAGGAGTCGAGAGTCCAGTCTGGAGATCTCCAGATTCAGGGTACAGCCCTGGTCTTGACTTTACCACTTATTACTTGGTCAAGGTAGGTAACTTCTCAGTTCTTCCTCACCTGTAAACTGGGGAGAACACTCCCTACCTTTTAGGGCCACCAGGGGGCTAAATTAGTAAGTCTTGTGCACTAAAATGCTTTATTTAAGACCTGGCATTTAATAGATGGTAAGTAGCTGGTCTTATTTTCAAAAAGGGGACAAGCTGGAATGGAAGGTGACAGAAACTTTTGCTTAGTATTTtgccactttttttgtttttcaaatataaCCTAGGTTATggacttgtaaaaaaaaaaaatgaagaaatccaAGCAGTCCCTAAAATAGATGATCAGGGAGAACACTAGACTGAAGAAACATAATCACATTCATCTTTGTCACAGCTGAGGAAAGACCAGCGAGAGGTAACATTAGAATTAGTGACTTTTGGCCTTGGGCTAGAACACACCTGTGCACCCTGGACACATGGGTCAAGGGAAAAAAGACACATGTAGTGGACATTAGACAGATTCCAAGACCTTAGGGCTGGGAGGTGGAGCGGGCACAGAGTGATGCACTGGGCCTTCTCCTGCTTGTTCTAGCTCACCTCGgttcttctttttgtctttgttttcaaaacagggtttctctgtgtagctttggagtctgtcctggaacttgctctgtagaccaggctggccttgaactcacagagatccgcctgcctctgcctcccgagtgctgggattaaatgcgtgtgccaccgccgcctggcacCTCTGTTGTTCTCATGGGACCCAAGCCCTACCCATTTTCTTTGGAGATGGTTGTGTGTGACGGGTGGGTAGGTCACAAGTGTTAAGAACCCCTGCTTGCACAGAAGCATTTCCCAGCTTCTTggtgcttcctactttctccctGCAGCCTCCACACCTCAGTCAGGAAGTGACTTCAGCAGGATGCAGGTGGCTCCGGATAAGCTTCATGAAGTCACTGGTTCCTACACAATGAGCCGGAAGGctagggcagggaggggagaacCAGGGCCATTGAAGAGGGCTGGTGGGATGAACAGTGACATGAACACAGAATCCAagtccccagcccccccccccctttcccctCAAACAGAAGCCTAGGACACACAGAGGGCATGAGAGGCTTCTTTATTCCAAGGATCTGATCTTGTAAGAGCTAACATCTCACCCCGGCACTTCCCACATGCCCATCCAGTCCGCCACACAGAAACCATAATACCTTCTCaatctctcctctgttcccacccaCCTTCAATTCTACATTCAGGTGATAGGAAAGGGGAAGATTGGCTTTCTCACCAGCCCTCAGCTGACTTAATTCTGGAAGCTCCGCCTTACAAATTCAAGTCTTCTTACCCAAGTCCTATCATCAAATAGGTCTCAGGGCAGCAAGAAGCAGGACTATAAATCAAGGCTCCCAAATATCGTCTAACATTCCAGACACTCCATCTAACCAGGGAACTCCATCCCTAACACTTTCATCTACATGGTCTATACCAGGACCTGCAGCCCTCAGGTAACCTCATACACTATCTGGTAACTTGTTCACATAGAAGGGGCCTTTGGCCAATCCACCAACCAGTCTTTTAAAGCCTCGAAGCACGTAATTCCAAACACTAATCCTCCAATGACAACACATCCAGCATGGAACTCAGCCCCCTTTATCTTCCCCTGTAAAGTCCAGTACATTCACTGGTCACACACAGGAGTGTAGTGGGAGAAGACTGAGTCACAGACCCAGGTTCCCAGGTAAGAAAACTACCAAGCACCCATGAAAGAGGGAAGTTTTGTAATCTGGACATTTCCAGAAGCTGTGCAAAAACACATTCAAAGACAAAGGGGCATATTGAACCCTAAGGAACATTCCAACCCAGCTGCTCATGCACTAAAGGATGGGTCAGACTTGTATTCAAGGTAAGGAATGTCATTACTTCTCTGGAGGTCATAACATTCTTAGGAACTGGACAGATAAGAACAGGTCGTAAAATCTCTGGTACAGATCTTTAGCTCTCTCCCCAGAGGCAGGCTCTGTCTGAGATGGACACAGTGCATTCAAACCCAGGTGGATAGCTCAATGGAACAGTTTAGATGGTATGCCTTGCTGCAGGAAAGACTACCCACATCCATTcagaaatgaggaggaggaggaatccgGCCCCCACTTCCCCAACCTTCAGGAGGAATTTATCATCTATATTTTGTGTTCATCAAAAAAGGTTCCCATCACCCTCCCAGACCTGAAAGGTTTCTTTCTATGACTAGCCTGCTACAGGAGTTGCACCATCGGAATACCAGAGAGGATGCCTTACCCAACCTTCCATGTTCTCAGGGTTTGCCCCAGGGAAGCTGAAGGTTGCAGTCCTAGAACTGACGGACAAAccaacaggcagacagacagaaaagggaCGATTCCAGAGAGACAAGTCACCACAAAAACAAAGGAGAGAGCCAAGTGCTAGGTCGCTCTGCCAGCAGAGCAGTGCCCTCACCTTCTGTGATTCGGGTCACTTTTGATCACACTTGTGGAAGAGGCAAGTCGGAAATGCAAACAGAACAAAGGCCCTGTGCCGCCCACAGGccttaataaattatatttacagACAAACCATttgaaattgggggggggggcggttccCTTGAAGAGAGCAAGTCCGTCCTGTCTCTCCTTTTCCCCAGCCCCCTAGCTACCCAATCTAGATTGTGGGGAAGAGGTTTTGACCAGCAAAACGGAGACAGATCTAGCCAGGATCTGCCACCCCTGCTCTCCCCAGTACGAAATTAAGGTGACAGAAGTTTCTGATACCAGAGTGCCCTGGCACACTCCCATATTAAGCCCGTCAGGGAAGCCAAGCCTGGGCCTGGAGCTTTTGCAGCCCCCAGGGAGCAAGTGTGGTTCGGATTGGGGGGGGCGGACCCAGCTATGGCCCCCCGAGGATGTGGTAGCGCACTTTCGTGTTGGTGGCGGCCCCGTGTTTCTGACGCAGGTGCAGCCGTAGTTGACTCTTGTGCCGAAAATGCAGGCCGCAGGGGTCACACTGTGGGAGGACAGGTCTGTTAGGTCCCCACCTTCCCATAACCACCTTTTGGTTGGGGCGGGAAGGGGAACTGTCCAGCTCTCCGCGGACAATCAGCCCTTTAGCACTCACACCCAGAATTCCCCTGGGGCGCCCAGGAGATAGGGCCTTGCCTTACTTAACAAACGCATCAACACCTGTTAGCGCCTTGGGACAACAATTACCCCACCTCTCTCCGCAGTCCAAGCCCCTGATTCACTCGGACTCTTTTTCCAAGGAATCCAGCCCTGGTGGCCAGACCAGGCCCCTGCCTGCGTACGTGGGGGATAACGGCTGGGCCGTGTAGGGTACCCACGTGGTACGGCTTCTCCCCCGTGTGGATGCGAACGTGGCTTTTGAGGGTCTGTAGGTGGCGGAAGCGGGTTCCGCAGGTGGGGCATGGATAGGGCTTCTCTCCGGTGTGGATCAGCACGTGTGCGCGTAGGTGCGCCACCTGGGGAGGGGCGGAGCCTTGAGATCGCCCCCGGGAGGGGCGGAACCCTCAACGCTCCGCCCACTCGCCTTCCAGCCCTCTCCCAACCTGGACGAATCGCGAGCCGCAGGTCTCACACTTGtacggtttctctccagaatggatGCGGCTGTGCGTTTTTAGGTTAGCTGGCCGGTTAAAACGTGCTCCGCAGATGGAGCAGCGGTAGGGCTTTTCTCCTGCAAGCAGGGAGGAAGACAGTCAGATCGCCTTAAGAGAACGATGGGCGTGAAGACCAAGACCCCCTCCTTACCTGTGTGCACCGTGCGGTGACTAGCCAGGTTGCCCTTATAGCGGAAGGCAGAGCGGCACAGCTGGCATTTATAGGGCTTGTCCTCGTCCCCCGGAGCTAAGGGGTCCAGCCCCGATGAGCAACCGGCCAcagtctcacagttctggcagcCGAAAAACTCACCTCCTGGGAAGGGTGGAGAGCAATGACAACCTTAGTTTCTATTCATCGAGGACTTCCCAGGTGCCAGTGAATCCACAACAGAGCACTATTAGGATCTGTTTGTCTCTTTAACTCCTAATTTACTGTGAAGGCTCCTGGGGACTCACTTGGCTTGCTCACGGCCATATAGTCTGTAGGATAGTTAGTAGCATGCTTATAATTTTTTGATGGTAGTGACAGTATGTGGAGGTTCTTGCAAGTGGGTGGAGGTTCTTGCAAGTGGGTGgaggtttctgtttctctcctttcttgcCTCACTCTGGGTGACAGACTGCCAGAGAAGCCCTGCCAAACTCTGGGCAGATTGTTCAGTCCTGGATTGGGCTAGGCCAGAACTTCCCAAACTGTGCTGCTTCTTGGAAGTACATGgagaacttattttttattttattttttttttttatgattggtCGCCACTCAGATATTCTGACTGATGAGGTGAAAACTTCACAGAAGGGTCCAATTTGCAGTCAAGTTTGGGAACTGCTAAACAGGTCTTTTCTGGGGTCTTTTGGTCCAGATTGACCTGGAACAGCCACAGGAGAGAagccagaaaagaaagaaggactCTTTCTTACCTGGTGGTGGGCGAGGCTGCTTAGAAGTTGATCCAGAAGTCTCTTGATCCCCGGGTGTGAAGAGGTAGGGGGTATTTGCTGGAGCTCCACATTTGAATCGCGCAGTGGTAGTAGCTAGAGATAGCCTAGGCAGATGGTAGGAGCCACAGAAAAGGTTAGGGattaacctacacacacacacacacacacacacacacacacacacacacacacacacacgggcgccccggggtggggaggagagaatgCTGCCTTTCTTCCTGGAAAATATGGATCTATATCTTCTGGAAGGGAGCTAATGTTAATCAATAAGCCACatcccctctggcctctggccagCTCCCTGAGGTGGGCTAGTTTCTCTGAAACCCACCCCCAGATTGCACCTCAatggctctgcctcctagggTAGCAGGCCAGTCTCTAAAACTCTCGGGAGCTGCAGATTCTCTAcctgctctggagaccaggcatGGGTCCTtcttcgctgctgctgctgctgctgttgctggagGCTTCATCCCCACTGGGGAGCCTGGCTTGGGGGCAAGGTTGACCAGAGCTCTCCCCAACCAGGCTCCCTGCTTGTGAAGTCTGAGAATTTAGCACAATAAATTTGTACTTTTTCCAGTTGCAGGCCTTAGGGTCTGGGCTGGCTGGACTCGGGGAGCCTTGACTGCAGCTTCGAGACTCAGTAGGGGGGTCTGGGTGTCCTTCTGAGCGCCTGGGACTACCGGGTGGAGGGGCTGTCGGCGGGCTTGGGGGTTCTGCCTCCAGGGGTCGCAGGGAGATGCCTAGAGGTTCATAGCTAGAGAAAGTATGACGGCCATTAACACCGTTTCCTAACCATTACTTTTGCCCATAATGCCCGGAGCACCACTTCAACAGCGACCACAAACCCCGTGGTTCATTCACCTGGCTTGGATGAAGCGGTGGCATGCTTGGACCACATGTTCCATCTGCAAATAAGTGGCGGCCGCTAGGACAGCTGGTGCGGTGGCTGGAGAGAGGCGCAGCCTTGAAGTGTACATGAAGTCCAGAAGCGGAGCAAAGCCCCTGGCTTCTGGCCCCCCGGGCAGAGAGAGTACATCCACTCCGACTCCTGCCCGGCCTCGGAAAATTGAATAGAAGAAGCCACTGGAGAAGGGACGATTGGGCCATGTTAGGAAGTGGGGGGCCAAAGGAGACACAGGACACTTTAGAGTCTTGCTTCCCAACTAGCACGGCTGCCCCAATTCTTAGATGCTCCTCcatgcttctcttcttccttcccatcccctcccctctgcctccccaactcTGGATTACAGGTGGGGGCCACTATCCCCCAACTTCCCTCGTGCGTTGGATTGCCTCTCCACGGCCTTGTGACTCTGTTCTCTACCCAGTTAGTCCCAGGACCCCTACCCCCTCGAACCTGCAGGCGATAAGAACTGCCTTGTGTGCTCTTAGGGGTTGCCCGCCAACCAGCAGCGTGACGTCAGTGAGGATCCCGCGCAGGCGCAGCTCATTCAGATTGCCAAGCACGTCGGAGGAGTGGCGCGTGAACTCTCGGACGTAGCCCAGCGCTCCCTCTGGAGCCGCTGGGGAA from the Peromyscus eremicus chromosome 8a, PerEre_H2_v1, whole genome shotgun sequence genome contains:
- the Bcl6b gene encoding B-cell CLL/lymphoma 6 member B protein, which encodes MGSPAAPEGALGYVREFTRHSSDVLGNLNELRLRGILTDVTLLVGGQPLRAHKAVLIACSGFFYSIFRGRAGVGVDVLSLPGGPEARGFAPLLDFMYTSRLRLSPATAPAVLAAATYLQMEHVVQACHRFIQASYEPLGISLRPLEAEPPSPPTAPPPGSPRRSEGHPDPPTESRSCSQGSPSPASPDPKACNWKKYKFIVLNSQTSQAGSLVGESSGQPCPQARLPSGDEASSNSSSSSSEEGPMPGLQSRLSLATTTARFKCGAPANTPYLFTPGDQETSGSTSKQPRPPPGGEFFGCQNCETVAGCSSGLDPLAPGDEDKPYKCQLCRSAFRYKGNLASHRTVHTGEKPYRCSICGARFNRPANLKTHSRIHSGEKPYKCETCGSRFVQVAHLRAHVLIHTGEKPYPCPTCGTRFRHLQTLKSHVRIHTGEKPYHCDPCGLHFRHKSQLRLHLRQKHGAATNTKVRYHILGGP